Part of the Prochlorococcus sp. MIT 0603 genome is shown below.
CTGAAGCGCTTAGCAAAATAAGCATCAAAGTTCTAGGTTGCATTCCTCAAAATGATAATTTAATAATCGAAAATGAAGATCTAGGACTTAAGCCAGCTCATGAAATAACAAACTTTAATAGTCTTATAGATATCTGGTCTAGTCTGGCAGAAAAATATCTTCAAGTTAATTATTTTGAAGAACTACTTAAAAAACCGAATAAATTAGAGTATCCCAAAAGTATGTTAATTAAAAAAGAAAATAAATTATTAAGTAAAGAGAAGATTGAAATTGCAATTGCTCAGGATAAAATCTTCCACTTTCGATATCCAGAAACCAAAGAATGTCTTAAGGAGATTGGATTCAATTTAATTGACTGGAAATTAAGTGATGATAAAGCAATACCAAGTAAAGCAAAACTATTAATAATTCCTGGAGGCTTCCCAGAACAATTTGCTGAAGAGATAAGTCAGTGTAAAAGAAGTTTAAATTCAATTAGAGACTTCTCCAAAAAAAATCTTATATATGCAGAATGTGGCGGAATGTTAATTCTTGGTAAATTATTAACTGATAAAAATGGCTTGGAATTTCCCATGGCAAATTTATTACCTTTTACGGCAAAGCAAGGTAAATTAAAAGTTGGATATAGAGATATTAAATGCATCTCTGATGGACTTATATCCAAAAAAGGTGATATATTAACTGGACATGAGTTTCACAAATGGGAAATAAAACCCTTAACTAAAAACAATATTGATACACAATTTCTTAAGCACAATAAAGAATTATATTATCCATGGGAAACAAAAGGATGGGGTGTGGAGTCAACGGAAGAAGGATGGTGTAACAAGTATCTTCATGCAAGTTGGATACATCTTCACTGGCCAAGTTCACCAAGTATTCTAAAAAATATTACCAATAAACTTAATAGTTAAGAAAAAATATCTTATTTCAAATAATACTATTAGTCCAAGGATTATTTAACAGCTTAAGTGAGTTATCTCCAGCAAGCCAAACCTCTTTACTTGCTCTTGATATTGCTACATAAGCCAATTGTCGTCTCAAAGAAATATCCTTAGCCCAAAAGACATCTGAAGCAACAAAGACTTTCTCGAATGTGCTGCCTTGACTTCGATGAACAGTCAAGACAGAAGCAGGGCCAACAAAAGCAAATGAATCTCTTAGATGAAAATAATTTCTCCAAAAGAGACGAGCTTCTTTCTTGGGCAATGTCTTTGCCTTATCGCATAAATTACGCATCAAATCCTCCAAAAGGAATCTGGAATTTGTGCCAATTTCTGGCATTAATCTAATAACTGACTTAGAAGAGCTTGCTCGGACCTTTGCCACTAAAATATGAAGTTGAGGAATCTCAACTTCATATTCAATTTCAAAATCAATGTCTGAGCAATTAAAGATCTCATTGCTTACTTCCTCAACAACAATTTCAGTATTTGATCCAAATAGGATGCCTGGCTCTTCCTCTACACCATTACTTTCTATAGATGCTGCAGTCATCACAGCTCTTCGACTAATCAAAATCTCACCTGGCAAGACTGACATTTGATCTGCCATTTCCCCATGGACAGCTCTTCTTGCATGAGGAACTAATCTTTCTAAAAAGCTATTGGTATAACAAAGGATCCTAGCTGCATCTGGTTGATCACTTAGAGCAGCCATTCTTAACGATGATTTAGCTTTCTCCAGCCAGCTTTTTTGATCTAATGCACCAATTACTCCATGTTTAGATTCACCGCTAGAAAAGCAAGGGGGTTGAATACAAGGGAAGGTCCTTTCTCTAATTACACTAGCCAGTTTAAGTAATTCCCCTTTATGCCTAATCACCTCGCTCAGATGGGATTTTGTTGCTCTATTAATCAAAAAGACAGGGCTGCTTTTCTCACCGACAGGTGGAAGTTGAGCTGGATCTCCTATAAAAACCAAGCGTGTTTTATAAATATAGGCACAAGTAATTACAATTTCTAAAAGCTTGCTATCTATCATCGAAGCTTCGTCTATTAATACCAGTCCAATTTGATCTAAAGATTTCTCAGTTTGATCTGTTCTCTCACATATCTCTAGATCGCCTTTTCTCTGCAACTTTAATCTTAAGAGTCTATGTAGGGTAGATGGATGCCATGTAGGTCTTAATCCTTCCTTTTCAAGAGCATTACGTAAAACACCAACAGCCTTATGAGTAGGAGCGGCTACTGTCCAGCAAATACTTTTATCTTCTACAATTTTCAAAAATTTTCTAGCTAAATATGTTTTTCCACTTCCCGCAAATCCGCTAAGTAAAAAAGGCCCTTCAACAACTTTCTTCTCTAACCAATAAATAAATTCTTCAAGAGCGTTACTCTGATCTGTGCTTAATTTAGGCTTCTTAGTCACCCTAAGGTCAATCCAAATTCTTGCAACAAATGAAGAGGTGAACCAAAAAATATCATCCCAGGCAATGCAACAGCTGGGCCAATTAGGCTGCCAATGAATACCTCTAGGCGAGAATGTCCAAGAGATTCCTTTAAAGGGGATTCAGGAAAGGATGGCCAATTCTCAGCTGGAAGGTCATTAACTCTAGAGGCAATCATACCAGCAGATTTTCTAATCCCACTAGCGTCATACATGACAATAAAAGAAAGTGTAGAGGCAATTGCAAAGGCTGGGTGATCAAAACCAAGCTCTAAGCCAACCCCAGAAGCCGTTCCTGTTACAAGTGCAGAGTGACTAGAAGGCATTCCTCCTGTTTCCAAAAGGACTGATGGTCTCCATTGCCGATTAAATATTAATTCAACAAACAATTTGGAAAATTGTGCTGCGCCACAAGCCAATAGGGACCAAAACAGAACTGAGTTGTCAAGCAATTCAGTTAAAGGCAATGGAATTATTTGATCAGAAAGATTCATCGATCTCTATCAATTATGTAATCAGCCAAGGCTAATAATGGTCGAGCTTTTTGTTCCCAAGGTTGCATTACGTCTTTGGCTTTAGTTATTAACTCCTTAGCTCGTTTTCTAGATTCATCTAAGCCAAGCAATTTTGGATAAGTTGTTTTATCAGCAATTAGATCCTTCCCGGCTGTCTTGCCTAACACATCACTACTTGCTGTCACATCAAGAATGTCATCTACTATTTGAAATGCTAAGCCTATCCCATTTGCATAAGTACTAAGAGCTTGTAAAAGTTCTTCTTCCGCTCCTCCAATAAGGGCACCACAAACAACTGATGCTCTTAGTAAAGCCCCTGTTTTATGAATATGAATAAATTCAAGGGTTTCTAGATCTACCTCTTTGC
Proteins encoded:
- a CDS encoding cobyrinate a,c-diamide synthase, which gives rise to MAFVIAAPASSNGKTLLSLLLCSWAIKKGKSLQAFKVGPDYLDPQLLSSVTKLPCRNLDPVLCGQEWVINNFNHFASSTDFSLVEGVMGLFDGIGSSTKGSTAEIAKLLNLQVVLVVKANGQAGSIAALIKGFKDFDPKLNISGVVLNNVNSNRHKELLTEALSKISIKVLGCIPQNDNLIIENEDLGLKPAHEITNFNSLIDIWSSLAEKYLQVNYFEELLKKPNKLEYPKSMLIKKENKLLSKEKIEIAIAQDKIFHFRYPETKECLKEIGFNLIDWKLSDDKAIPSKAKLLIIPGGFPEQFAEEISQCKRSLNSIRDFSKKNLIYAECGGMLILGKLLTDKNGLEFPMANLLPFTAKQGKLKVGYRDIKCISDGLISKKGDILTGHEFHKWEIKPLTKNNIDTQFLKHNKELYYPWETKGWGVESTEEGWCNKYLHASWIHLHWPSSPSILKNITNKLNS
- a CDS encoding AAA family ATPase, which translates into the protein MTKKPKLSTDQSNALEEFIYWLEKKVVEGPFLLSGFAGSGKTYLARKFLKIVEDKSICWTVAAPTHKAVGVLRNALEKEGLRPTWHPSTLHRLLRLKLQRKGDLEICERTDQTEKSLDQIGLVLIDEASMIDSKLLEIVITCAYIYKTRLVFIGDPAQLPPVGEKSSPVFLINRATKSHLSEVIRHKGELLKLASVIRERTFPCIQPPCFSSGESKHGVIGALDQKSWLEKAKSSLRMAALSDQPDAARILCYTNSFLERLVPHARRAVHGEMADQMSVLPGEILISRRAVMTAASIESNGVEEEPGILFGSNTEIVVEEVSNEIFNCSDIDFEIEYEVEIPQLHILVAKVRASSSKSVIRLMPEIGTNSRFLLEDLMRNLCDKAKTLPKKEARLFWRNYFHLRDSFAFVGPASVLTVHRSQGSTFEKVFVASDVFWAKDISLRRQLAYVAISRASKEVWLAGDNSLKLLNNPWTNSII
- a CDS encoding divergent PAP2 family protein, producing the protein MNLSDQIIPLPLTELLDNSVLFWSLLACGAAQFSKLFVELIFNRQWRPSVLLETGGMPSSHSALVTGTASGVGLELGFDHPAFAIASTLSFIVMYDASGIRKSAGMIASRVNDLPAENWPSFPESPLKESLGHSRLEVFIGSLIGPAVALPGMIFFGSPLHLLQEFGLTLG